The DNA sequence CGTCCGCACCATGGTCGCCCCGCAGCCCGACGGCCTCGGTATGAGCGCGCGCGGCATCACCGTCTCGACCGTCGGCCTCGTGCCGGCGATCAAGAAGCTCGCCGACGAGAACATCCCGGTGACGTTCGCCCTGTCGCTGCACGCGCCGGACGACCACCTTCGCGACGAGCTCATCCCGGTGAACTCGCGCTGGAAGGTCGACGAGGCACTCGACGCCGCCTACGGCTACTACGCCAAGACCGGCCGCCGCGTCTCGATCGAGTACGCGCTCATCAAGGACATGAACGACCACGCGTGGCGCGCCGACCTCCTCGCCGAGAAGCTCAATGCGCGCGGGCGGGGCTGGGTGCACGTGAACCCGATCCCGCTCAACCCGACGCCCGGCTCGATCTGGACGTCGTCGGACCGTGACGTCACCGACGAGTTCGTGCGCCGGCTCAACGACGCCGGCATCCCGACGACCCTCCGCGACACCCGCGGCAAGGAGATCGACGGCGCCTGCGGTCAGCTCGTCGCGACCACGGAGGATGAAGCGGCCTCGGCCGCGATGGCCTGACCCGACGAATCGGCTGGAAGCTGGGGGCATTCAAAGCCTTCTTCCAACGGATGCTCAGGCGGCATTTCGTAGATTGTCGGGATGCCCTATTCCGCTCACCGTCCAGGACGGTTCGATTCGCAGGGCCGGATCATCCTCGACAGCGACCCGAACGCTGACACGGACGACCTGGACTTCCTGCGCGCCTACGAGCCGACCGGTGCCGACGACCGCGCCGAAGCGCAGCCGACCGTGCCGATCGACGACGCCGCGGTGACGCCGGAGGACGAGACGGATGCCGCGGCATCCGCCTCTCGCGAGCCGAAGCCGCGGCGGAAGCCCCGCGAGCGGAAGCCCCGGGTGCCCGGGTCCCGGTTGCGGACGCTCGCGATCCTCGGCGGCGCCGAGGGGGAGATCCTCGACCGCGTCCCCGGCGAGACGCCGCGCTTCGTGCAGATGTTCTTCGTGCTCGCGGGGACCGCCCTCGTCTCGGCGATCTCGATGCTCTTCGCCCTCACCACCGGGGTGCAGGCGGCGATCTGGCTGGCCGTGCCGCTGGCGATCGTGTGGGCGCTCATCATCTTCAACCTCGACCGCTTCCTCACCTCGACCATGACGTCGACGCGCAACCTCTGGCGCCTCATCGGGCTCGCCATCCCGCGCGTCATCATGGCCGCGATCATCGGCTTCGTGGTCGCCGAGCCGCTCGTGCTGCAGATCTTCCACAACGACATCTCGCGCGAGGTCGCCGCCACCAACATCACGCAGGCGCAGTCCGACCAGGAGGCCCTCGAGACGGGGCCCGAGAAGAAGGCCCTCGACGCGGCATCCGACCGTGTGGCCGAGCTCGAGAACCAAGCCGCGACGGGCATCGTGGCCGGAACCGAGTCGTCGTCGGCGACCGAGTCCGCCGCGCAGGCCACGGTCGACGACCTCACCGCGAAGATGACCGCGCAGCAGGCCGTGATCGACCAGGCGCGCGTGCTCTACCAGTGCGAGTTGACCGGCGAGGGCGCGGGCACCGTGCCGGGCTGCACCGGTGTGAACGGCGAGGGCGCGAGCTCGGACGCCGCGCAGGCGCAACTCGCCGAGGCGCAGCAGACCTACGACGCGCTCGCCGCGCAGCTGCGCACCGCGAACGAAGAGCTCGCCGCCGCCGGCACCGCCGCGAAGGAGAACACCTCGACCTCGGAGACGCAGAACCGGCAGCAGGCGCAGGACCAGCTCCCGGCCGCCCGCGACACCTACGAGTCGGCGCTCGCCGCGTACAACGCGCGGGCCGAGTCCGTGGCTTCCGGCAACGCGGGAGCCACCGGACTGCTGAGCCAGATCAGCGGCCTCAACCGGCTCAGCGAGAAGGAGCCCGCGATCCTCTGGGCCCACATCCTCATCGCGGCGCTCTTCTTCATGATCGAGCTGCTGCCCGTGCTCGTGAAGGTGCTCACGTCGTACGGCGACCCGTCGCTGTACGAGCGGGCGCTGGCGATCCGCAAGCAGGTCGCCCTCGACAAGGTCACTGCCGAAGGCTTCCGCGACCGGGCCGCGATCGTGAACGAGCAGTCGAACGGCATCCAGGCCGAGGCGGATGCGGCGGCTCCGCAGACCCGCGCGGAGCGGCGCGAGGCGGAGCAGGAGCGAGAGCGCGCCGATCAGCGCGCGCAAGCCCAGACGCTGGAGGAGCAGGAGCGGATGCTGCAGTCGCAGGGCTGACCGGCCCGGTCCGTCGAGGTGGTATGAAGGCGTCGAGTTCGGGGTGCTTTCAGCGAGGCCCCTTACGGTGAGCGCATGACGACGCGCCGTTCCCGCATCCTGGTGTCCCTCATCGGTGTGCTGGCCGTGACCCTCTATGCCGCGCTCGCCGCGGTGCAGATCCTCGTGCTCAACCCGCTCGCCGCTGCGCCCGGTCTGACGCTCGACGACATCCGGGCGGACATGCACGGCGCCAACGAGAGCCTGGGTGCCGAGGTCGTGTTCTTCGTGCTGGGGATCGGAGTCGCGCTCGCGGTCGCCGTCGCGATCACAGTCATCGTGAGGTCGGCGCCACCCCGGCTCGCCGCGATGCTCTTCCTCTCGATCCTCACGACAGGCGTGATCGCGTACTTCATCGCGTCGTTCACCGCCGGGATGGGACTCGCCGACACGTACGGGATCGGCGGCGGCGACCATTCGCCATGGTCGCGCCTGCTGTACGTGACGAGCCTGGCCTCGCTCGTCGCGGTTGTGACGCTCGCCGTGCAGTCCGCGCGGGGCGGCCGGCTGTCGCGCGCGTGATGTCGGTCCGGCGCGCTGAGATCAGGAGGGTGCACCGAGATCAGGAGTGTGCGCCGGGATCCGTCCTTTTCTCGGAGCATCCTCCTGATCCGGGATGCCGCAACCCGGCCCAGCATGCCGGTGTGCGCGAGTAGCGTTGGCTCATGGTCAACTATCGCTACCTCGGAAACAGCGGCCTCAAGGTCTCGGAGATCACCTACGGCAACTGGGTCACCCACGCATCGCAGGTCGAAGACGACGCGGCCGTCAAGACCGTGCACGCCGCCCTCGACGCCGGGATCACCACGTTCGACACCGCCGACGCCTACGCCAACACCGCGGCCGAGGTCATCCTCGGCAAGGCGCTCGAAGGGCAGCGCCGCGAGGGTCTCGAGATCTTCACCAAGGTGTACTTCCCGACCGGCGCGAAGGGCCCGAACGACACCGGCCTCAGCCGCAAGCACATCATGGACTCGATCAACGGATCGCTGAAGCGCCTCGGCACCGACTACGTCGACCTGTACCAGGCGCATCGCTTCGACTACGAGACCCCGCTCGAGGAGACGTTCCAGGCGTTCGCCGACATCGTCCGCCAGGGCAAGGCGCTCTACATCGGCGTCTCCGAGTGGACCGCCGAGCAGCTGCGCGAGGGTCACGCGCTCGCGAAGCAGCTCGGCATCCAGCTCATCTCGAACCAGCCCCAGTACTCCATGCTGTGGCGTGTCATCGAGGGCAAAGTCGTTCCCGCGTCGGAGGAGCTCGGCATCTCGCAGATCGTCTGGTCGCCGATGGCGCAGGGCGTGCTCAGCGGAAAGTACCTCCCCGGGCAGCCCGTGCCCGAGGGGTCGCGCGCGACGGACCCGCACAGCGGCGCCGACTTCATCAAGAGCTTCCTCAAGGACGACATCCTCGAGGCGGTGCAGAAGCTCAAGCCGATCGCCGAGCAGGCCGGTCTCACCATGCCGCAGCTCGCGATCGCGTGGGTGCTGCAGAACCCGAACGTCGCCGCCGCCCTGGTCGGAGCCTCGCGTCCGGAGCAGCTCGCCGACACGGTCAAGGCGTCCGGTGTGAAGCTCGACGCCGACACGCTGTCCGCGATCGACGAGGCGCTCGGCGACACGGTCAACCGCGACGCCGAGCGCACGTACGAGACGTCGCCGAAGACCCGCCTGGTCTGACCGGAGCGCCCCCGCGCCTCGCTCCTCGCGCCACCGCGTCGAGACCCACCACGAACGCCGAGACCCACCACCCCCGACGTGGGGCGTGGTGGGTCTCGGCGGTTCTGGTGGGTTTCGGCGTGGGTGGGGGCGGGAGAGCGCGCGGGGAGCGGGAACCGAGGATGCCGCGGGCTACTCCTTCACGGCACCCGCGGTGAGACCCTGCACGATCCAGCGGCTGGCGAGGGCGAACATCGCCATCGTCGGCAGGATCGTCAGCACGGCGGCGGCGCTCATCGAGCCCCAGTCGATGTTGAACGTCGAGATGAAGCCGTTCAGCGCCGACGGCACGGTGCGGTTCTCGTCGGTGTTCATGAGCACGACCGACAGGAACAGCTCGTTCCAGCAGTTCACGAAGTTGAAGATGAACGCCGCGATGATGCCGGGCGTCATCACCGGGACGAGCACCCGGAACAGGGCGCCGAAGCGCGAGCATCCGTCGATCATCGCCGCCTCCTCCAGAGCATCCGGCACGTTCTCGAAGAACCCGCGGAGCATGACGGTGGAGAACGGGATGCAGATCGCGATGTACACGAGGATGAGGCCCGGCTTGGAGTCGACCAGGCCCAGGTCGGTCATCATCGAGTACAGCGGTCCCAGCGCGATGAACGCGGGGATCATCTGCGTGAGCAGGAACGCCACGAGCACGGTGCCCTTGCCACGGAACTCGAACCGTGCGATCACGTACGCGCTGAGCAGCGCGATGAGCGTCGCCACGGCGCCGGCGATCACGGCGACGATCGCCGAGTTCGCGAGGAACACCCCGAACGAGCTCTGCTGGAACAGGCTCACGTAGTTGTCGAGCGAGGGCTCGCTCGGCCAGTACTCGATCGGGAACCGGTTGATCGTGCCCGGCGACTTGAACGACGTCAGGGCGATCCAGTACAGCGGGAACAGCGTGATGAGCAGCCACAGTCCGAGGCCGACGACGCGCACGACGCCGCCGACCGTGATGCGCCGCTGCATCGTGCGCGGCGCCTTCGCGGCATCCGGCACCGTGATGCGCCGGGTCTCGGTGATGGTGGTTCCGGTGGGGGTGGTGATGGTCATCGCTGGGCCCTCCGCATCGCCATCAGGTAGAACGCGCAGAACACGAACAGGAAGGCGACGACGATGAGGCCGATCGCACTCGCGATGCCGTAGTTGCCCTGCTGCGTGTAGTTGATCATCCAGGTGGTGACGATGTGGGTCTGGTTCGCCGGTCCGCCGTTCGTCATCGCGTAGATGATGTCGGGGAAGTTGAAGATCCAGATCACGCGCAGCAGGATCGTCAGCAGCAGCGTCATGGAGATGTACGGGATGATGATCGAGAACAGCTGCCGGACCTTGCCCGCGCCGTCGAGGCTCGCGGCCTCGAGCATCTCGTCGGGAACCGACTGCAGCGCCGCGAGGATCATGATCGCGAAGAACGTGACGCCGTACCAGATGTTCGCCACGATGACCGCGAACATCGCGAGCTTCGGGTCGGCCAGCCACGGCAGCGGCGCGTCGATCAGGCCGGCCTTCATGAGCAGGTCGTTGACGACGCCGAACTCCGCGTTGAACATCCAGCGGAACAGCATCCCGATGAGGAAGCCCGAGACGGCCCACGGGAAGAAGACGAGGGCCTGGTAGAGCCCGCGGAATTTGAAGCGCTTGCGCAGGGCGAGCGCGATGAGGAACCCGATCACGAGCTGCGGCACGAGGGAGCCGACCACCCACAGCACCGAGTTCCACGCCACGACGGGGAAAGCCGGGTCCTGGAAGACGGTGACGAAGTTGTCGAAGCCGACCCAGGGCGTGGAGGTGAGGTCCCACAGGTTCCAGTCGTGGAAGGCCATGCGCGCACCCTGCAGCATCGGCCAGTACGTGAACCACACGACGAACACGATCGCCGGGGCCATGAAGGCCAGCAGGGTGAGAGCGTGACGCGCCTTGAACGGGCGCCGGCGCGAGCCGGGGGAGGCCCCGCCGGCGACGCCGGCGGAGCCTCTCTCACGAAGAGCGGATGCCACGGGTCAACCCTTCTCCGCGGCGTACTTCTCGGTCCAGAAGGTGTCCCACGACTCGAGCAGCTCGCTGGTCGACATGTTGCCGAGGAGCACGTTCTGCACATCCTGGTCGGACTTCTGGATCCACTCGGTCCACCAGCTGACGCCGCGCGGCTGACGCACGTTGACGTACGTCTCCGGGTCCTCCGTCATGGTGACGTAGCTCGTCCACGGGCCGGTCGAGTAGAACTCGTCGTCCGCCGCGTCGGCGATGATCGGCACGAGGCTGTTGGCCTGCGCGAACTCGGTCGCCGGCTCGGCCGACGAGAGGAACTCGACGAGCTTCACCGCGGCATCCTTGTTCTCGCTCTTCTCGGCGACGCCCCAGCCGGCGACGGCCAGCGGCTGCGCGGCCTTGCCCGAGGGGCCGACGAGCAGCGGAGCGGTGTCCCACTGATCCTCGGTGAGCGAGGAGTCCTGCACGGTGGCGATGACCTCGGGGTCCTGCAGCAGGAACGCGGTCGTGCCGTTCGTGAAGCCGGCGACCATCTCGGGGTAGCCCCACGACACGGCCGACGGCGGCGAGGCCTTCTTGAAGAGGTCGAAGTAGTCGTCGACGGCCTCCTGCGCTTCGGGCGCCGCGAAGATCGTCGAACCGTCCTCCATGAGGAACGCGTCCTCGGTGTCGAGGCCGTCGATCGTGTACGCCTCGATCGCGGCGACGACGTTGCTGTTGGCGTTCGCCCCGCCGCGGAAGGCGTAGCCGTAGATGTTGTTCGACGGGTCCTGGATCGCGCTGGCCTGCTCGAGCAGATCCTTCCAGCTGTGCGGCGGGCCGTCGAAGCCGGCCGCCTCGACGAGGTCGGTGCGGTAGAACAGCGACAGGCCGTAGAAGCCGTAGGGGACGAAGTAGCTCTTGCCGTCGGCCGCGACCGACGCCGACTGCGCGTTCTCGGTCAGGGCGTCCCAGCCGTCCCACTTCTCGAGGTCGGAGCCGAGGTCGTACAGCCAGCCGTTGTTCGCGAACGGCCCGACCGTGATGTCACGGACCTCGAGCACGTCGACGCCCTTGCCGGACTGCAGCATCTGCTGGATCTTCTGGTCGGCCTGCTCGGTGGGCGGCGAGACGAGCTTGACCTTGATGTCGGGGTTCTCCTGCTCGAACTGGTCGAGCAGCCCGCGGATGAGCTCGGTGCGGGCCGGGTTGGTCAGGCTCTCGACCATCTGCAGGGTGGTGGTGCCGTCGGACGCCGAGCCCCCGCCGCCGGAGCAGCCGGTCAGCGCGAGGACGGCGACGGTGCCGAAACCCGCGGCGGCCGTCAAGATGCGGTTCTTCTTCACGAGGTGCCTCTCAATTTCTGGGTGTGGTGGGTCGGGTAGGGAAGGGATCGGGAAGTCAGGAGACGACGACGCGGTCGGCGGTGCGGATGCCGGCGCGGCTGAGGATCTGCGGGACGCAGCGGTCGACGAAGGCTGCGAAGTCGGCGGCCTCGGTGTAGAGGTGTGCCGACAGGCGGAAATAGCCGACGCCGCGGAAGCTCGTGAACGCGGTCTCCACGCCGACGGCGTCGAGCAGGTCCATGCGGAGAGCGTCGGCCTCCTCGCGGGAGGCGCCGAGGCCGAGCGGCAGACGCACGAGGCGCATCGACGGCACTGGGGAGGGAAGCGGGGTCAGCGGGTCCTCGTCGCCGTAGGGGCGCAGGGCCTCAGCGATCATCTCGGCACCGGCATCCGCGATCTGCGCCATCGCGACGCGCGCCGCGGCCCAGCCGAACTCGTCTTCGACGAAGTCGATCGCGGTGGGGGTGGCGAGGTAGGTGGTCGCATCGATCGTGCCCTGGGTGTCGAAGCGCTCGGGGTAGGGCTCGCGCGCGGCCCACGAGTCGATCAGCGGCCACAGCTCGTCGCGGTCGGGCGCGGTGGTGACGAGCAGCGCCGAGCCGCGCGGCGCGCAGGGCCACTTGTGCAGGTTTCCGAACCACCAGTCGCCGCCTGCGACGGCCGCGGCATCCGCGATGAGGCCCGGAGCGTGCGCGCCGTCGACCAGCGTGCGGACGCCGCTCTCGCCGGCGAGGTCAGCGATGCGGCGGGTCGGCAGCACGCGCGCCGTGGGTGACGTGATCTGGTCGACGACGATCAGCCGGGTGCGCGGGGTGAGGGCCGCGGCGAAGAGCTCGACGATCTCGTCGTCGGAGGCGAGGAGCGGCAAGGCGACGGTGCGGACGGTCGCGCCGAAGCGGCGCGCCAGGCGCTCGGCGCCCATGGTGATCGCGCCGTACCCCTGATCGGTCACGAGGATCTCGTCGCCGGCCTCGAGCTGCAGCGCGTTGTAGACGACGGTCGCGGCGGCCGAGGCGTTCGGCACGAAGACGCTGTCGTCGGGGCGAGCGCCGACGAACGGGGCCGTGCGCTCGCGCGCCTCGCGCACACGCTCGGAGATCCGCGGGAACCACTCCACCGGGCTGAGGTCGGCCCGGCGGCGCAGGGCGTCCTGATGCGCGACGACGGCGGACGGGACCGCGCCGAACGACCCGTGGTTGAGGTGGACGACCTCGGGGTCGAGGGGCCACGCCTCACGCGCACGGATGCCGGACTTCAGCGTGAGCGGTGCAGGGAACAACGGATCGGGCATCGGTCCTCATCGGTGAGTGGGGGGCGAGTTGTTGCACAACTTTGCCACACTGCTCCCGATAGCGCCACGAAAACGCGAAGATGAAACATAGTTGTCATACGAGTTTTCGCGGTCGGCACATTCCGACAGACTTCACGAGGGGCGGGGCGGTGTCAGAGAGGATGACGATGAGCGCACTGGACACAGCGCTGCACGGGCTGCGCGCCCTGATCGCCGACGGCGCGCTGCGCCCCGGAGACCGCCTCCCCAGCGAGGGCGAGCTGTGCGAACGGCTCGGCGTCTCCCGCGGGTCCCTGCGCGAGGCGATCAGGATGCTGGCCGCCCTCGGCGTGCTCGAGACGAGGCACGGCTCGGGCAGCTACGTCGGCGAGCTGCGTGCCGCCGACCTCATCGGCAGCCTCTCGCTGACCGTCGGGCTGCTGCCCATGGCCGGAGTGCTCGAACTCACCGAACTCCGCCGCGTGCTCGAACCGCACGCGGCAGCGCTCGCCGCCGCCCGCATCGACGACGACACCGTGGCGGTGCTCGATGGCATCCTGTCCGAGATCGAGGCGAGCGACGACTTCGAGGAGCACTCGCGCCTCGATCACGCCTTCCACATGACGATCTCGGAGGTCGCGGGCAACAACGCTCTCACGAGTCTCATCGAGGTGCTGCGGTCGCGGTCGCGCGCCTATCGCATCCCGGATGCCGACGACGCGGCCGAGCTCAAACGGAACTCGGATGCCGGGCACCGCGCCATCCTGCGCGGACTCGCCGCCGCCGACCCGGTCGCGGCATCGACCGCGGCGTCCGCCCATGTCGCGGCGACGGAGTACTGGGTGCGGCTGTACACGGAGGACGCGGAGCCCTCCGCCTGATTCGCAGCTCTGCCTGATTCGCTGCTCTGCGTGCTTCGCTGCCCACAACGCGCTGCCGACCCACCCCCTTACGACCGAACCACCCCGGTGTGTTCGGTACGCATCGGGGTGGCTCGCGCGGAAAGGGGTGGCTCGCGCGGAAAGGGGTGGCTCGCGTTCCGGGAGGGGGAGGGGCTAGGCGAACGTGATGTCGACCTGGATCTCGGTCGCGAGGCGCTCGAGATCGGAGCGGAGGGCGTCGAGGTCGACCGACGACGGCACGCGCGCGGCGACCGTGGCCTCGAACAACCGGCCGCCGGCCATCGCGGCGTCGCGGGTCTCGGTCGAGAGTTCCTCGATGCTCAGGGCATGGGAGTTCAGCACGGTCGACACCTCGCGCACGATGCCGGGTCGATCGTTGCCGAGCACGCGCAGCCCCAGCAGGCGGTCGGGCGCGGGAGCCTGCTCCGTGCCGGTGCGCACGGCGACCGTGAGCAGGCCGTCGAGCTCGCGCAGCGCGGCCTCGAGGTCGGCCGAGCGCTCGGGGGTGACCGAGACCTCGATGACACCGGCGAAGGTGCCGGCGAGCTCGGCGAGCTGGCTGCTCTCCCAGTTGCCGCCGTGGGCGTCCACGACATCGGCGACGGCGGCCACGAGGCCCGGACGATCAGCACCCGCGACGGTGAGGATGAGAGTGGTCATGCCGCCAGCGTAGCCGTCACTCGACCCACTCGCCGGTGTCGAGGAAGCGGTCGAGGCGGGTGCGGTGGGGCGCGAGATCCCAACCCTGCGCGGCGACCCACTCGTCGGAGTAGTAGGTCCCGGCGTAGCGGATGCCGCTGTCGCAGATCAGCGTCACGACGCTTCCGGTCTCGCCGGCCGCGCGCATGCGGGCGATCAGCTGAAAGGCGCCGTACAGGTTCGTGCCCGTCGAGCCGCCGGCGAGGTGGAGGGTGCGCTCGCGCAGCAACCGGATCGCGGCGATCGACCCCGCATCGGGCACCTGGATCATCTCGTCGATCACGGTCGGCACGAACGACGGCTCGACGCGCGGGCGGCCGATGCCCTCGATGCGGCTCGGGCGGCCGGCCGGGGGATCGACGGTGCCCGCCCAGCCGTCGTAGAACGCGGAGCCCTCGGGGTCGACGACCGCGATCTGCGTGTCGTGGCGGCGGTACCTCACGTAGCGGCCGAACGTCGCGCTCGTGCCTCCGGTGCCCGCGCCCACCACGATCCAGCGGGGGATCGGATGCCGCTCCTGCGACAGCTGGCTGAAGACGCTCTCGGCGATGTTGTTGTTGCCCCGCCAGTCGGTCGCGCGCTCCGCGAAGGTGAACTGGTCGAGGTAGTGGCCGTGGCAGTCGCTCGCGAGGCGCCGGGCTTCGGGAGACATGTCCTCCGCGCGATCCACGAAGTGGCAGGTGCCGCCGTAGAACTCGATGAGGTCGATCTTCTCCTGGCTGGTCGAGCGCGGCACGACCGTGATGAACGGCAGCCCCAGCATCCGTGCGAAGTACGCCTCGGACACGGCGGTCGATCCGCTCGACGACTCGACGAGCGTCGTGTCCTCCGTGATGCGTCCGTTCACGAGGCCGTAGAGCAGCAGTGAGCGTGCCAGACGGTGCTTGAGGGACCCGGTGGGATGCACCGACTCGTCCTTCAGGTACAGGTCGATGCCCCACTCGGCCGGCAGCGGGAACAGATGCAGATGCGTGTCGGCGCTGCGGTTCGCGTCGGCTTCCAGCAGGGCGATCGCGGTGCTGGTCCAGTCGCTCATGCTTCGAGC is a window from the Microbacterium sp. LWO14-1.2 genome containing:
- a CDS encoding DUF4407 domain-containing protein, with amino-acid sequence MPYSAHRPGRFDSQGRIILDSDPNADTDDLDFLRAYEPTGADDRAEAQPTVPIDDAAVTPEDETDAAASASREPKPRRKPRERKPRVPGSRLRTLAILGGAEGEILDRVPGETPRFVQMFFVLAGTALVSAISMLFALTTGVQAAIWLAVPLAIVWALIIFNLDRFLTSTMTSTRNLWRLIGLAIPRVIMAAIIGFVVAEPLVLQIFHNDISREVAATNITQAQSDQEALETGPEKKALDAASDRVAELENQAATGIVAGTESSSATESAAQATVDDLTAKMTAQQAVIDQARVLYQCELTGEGAGTVPGCTGVNGEGASSDAAQAQLAEAQQTYDALAAQLRTANEELAAAGTAAKENTSTSETQNRQQAQDQLPAARDTYESALAAYNARAESVASGNAGATGLLSQISGLNRLSEKEPAILWAHILIAALFFMIELLPVLVKVLTSYGDPSLYERALAIRKQVALDKVTAEGFRDRAAIVNEQSNGIQAEADAAAPQTRAERREAEQERERADQRAQAQTLEEQERMLQSQG
- a CDS encoding aldo/keto reductase family protein; this translates as MVNYRYLGNSGLKVSEITYGNWVTHASQVEDDAAVKTVHAALDAGITTFDTADAYANTAAEVILGKALEGQRREGLEIFTKVYFPTGAKGPNDTGLSRKHIMDSINGSLKRLGTDYVDLYQAHRFDYETPLEETFQAFADIVRQGKALYIGVSEWTAEQLREGHALAKQLGIQLISNQPQYSMLWRVIEGKVVPASEELGISQIVWSPMAQGVLSGKYLPGQPVPEGSRATDPHSGADFIKSFLKDDILEAVQKLKPIAEQAGLTMPQLAIAWVLQNPNVAAALVGASRPEQLADTVKASGVKLDADTLSAIDEALGDTVNRDAERTYETSPKTRLV
- a CDS encoding carbohydrate ABC transporter permease, with protein sequence MTITTPTGTTITETRRITVPDAAKAPRTMQRRITVGGVVRVVGLGLWLLITLFPLYWIALTSFKSPGTINRFPIEYWPSEPSLDNYVSLFQQSSFGVFLANSAIVAVIAGAVATLIALLSAYVIARFEFRGKGTVLVAFLLTQMIPAFIALGPLYSMMTDLGLVDSKPGLILVYIAICIPFSTVMLRGFFENVPDALEEAAMIDGCSRFGALFRVLVPVMTPGIIAAFIFNFVNCWNELFLSVVLMNTDENRTVPSALNGFISTFNIDWGSMSAAAVLTILPTMAMFALASRWIVQGLTAGAVKE
- a CDS encoding sugar ABC transporter permease produces the protein MASALRERGSAGVAGGASPGSRRRPFKARHALTLLAFMAPAIVFVVWFTYWPMLQGARMAFHDWNLWDLTSTPWVGFDNFVTVFQDPAFPVVAWNSVLWVVGSLVPQLVIGFLIALALRKRFKFRGLYQALVFFPWAVSGFLIGMLFRWMFNAEFGVVNDLLMKAGLIDAPLPWLADPKLAMFAVIVANIWYGVTFFAIMILAALQSVPDEMLEAASLDGAGKVRQLFSIIIPYISMTLLLTILLRVIWIFNFPDIIYAMTNGGPANQTHIVTTWMINYTQQGNYGIASAIGLIVVAFLFVFCAFYLMAMRRAQR
- a CDS encoding sugar ABC transporter substrate-binding protein — protein: MKKNRILTAAAGFGTVAVLALTGCSGGGGSASDGTTTLQMVESLTNPARTELIRGLLDQFEQENPDIKVKLVSPPTEQADQKIQQMLQSGKGVDVLEVRDITVGPFANNGWLYDLGSDLEKWDGWDALTENAQSASVAADGKSYFVPYGFYGLSLFYRTDLVEAAGFDGPPHSWKDLLEQASAIQDPSNNIYGYAFRGGANANSNVVAAIEAYTIDGLDTEDAFLMEDGSTIFAAPEAQEAVDDYFDLFKKASPPSAVSWGYPEMVAGFTNGTTAFLLQDPEVIATVQDSSLTEDQWDTAPLLVGPSGKAAQPLAVAGWGVAEKSENKDAAVKLVEFLSSAEPATEFAQANSLVPIIADAADDEFYSTGPWTSYVTMTEDPETYVNVRQPRGVSWWTEWIQKSDQDVQNVLLGNMSTSELLESWDTFWTEKYAAEKG
- a CDS encoding aminotransferase class V-fold PLP-dependent enzyme, whose product is MPDPLFPAPLTLKSGIRAREAWPLDPEVVHLNHGSFGAVPSAVVAHQDALRRRADLSPVEWFPRISERVREARERTAPFVGARPDDSVFVPNASAAATVVYNALQLEAGDEILVTDQGYGAITMGAERLARRFGATVRTVALPLLASDDEIVELFAAALTPRTRLIVVDQITSPTARVLPTRRIADLAGESGVRTLVDGAHAPGLIADAAAVAGGDWWFGNLHKWPCAPRGSALLVTTAPDRDELWPLIDSWAAREPYPERFDTQGTIDATTYLATPTAIDFVEDEFGWAAARVAMAQIADAGAEMIAEALRPYGDEDPLTPLPSPVPSMRLVRLPLGLGASREEADALRMDLLDAVGVETAFTSFRGVGYFRLSAHLYTEAADFAAFVDRCVPQILSRAGIRTADRVVVS
- a CDS encoding FCD domain-containing protein, which codes for MSALDTALHGLRALIADGALRPGDRLPSEGELCERLGVSRGSLREAIRMLAALGVLETRHGSGSYVGELRAADLIGSLSLTVGLLPMAGVLELTELRRVLEPHAAALAAARIDDDTVAVLDGILSEIEASDDFEEHSRLDHAFHMTISEVAGNNALTSLIEVLRSRSRAYRIPDADDAAELKRNSDAGHRAILRGLAAADPVAASTAASAHVAATEYWVRLYTEDAEPSA
- a CDS encoding ACT domain-containing protein, whose translation is MTTLILTVAGADRPGLVAAVADVVDAHGGNWESSQLAELAGTFAGVIEVSVTPERSADLEAALRELDGLLTVAVRTGTEQAPAPDRLLGLRVLGNDRPGIVREVSTVLNSHALSIEELSTETRDAAMAGGRLFEATVAARVPSSVDLDALRSDLERLATEIQVDITFA
- a CDS encoding PLP-dependent cysteine synthase family protein; this encodes MSDWTSTAIALLEADANRSADTHLHLFPLPAEWGIDLYLKDESVHPTGSLKHRLARSLLLYGLVNGRITEDTTLVESSSGSTAVSEAYFARMLGLPFITVVPRSTSQEKIDLIEFYGGTCHFVDRAEDMSPEARRLASDCHGHYLDQFTFAERATDWRGNNNIAESVFSQLSQERHPIPRWIVVGAGTGGTSATFGRYVRYRRHDTQIAVVDPEGSAFYDGWAGTVDPPAGRPSRIEGIGRPRVEPSFVPTVIDEMIQVPDAGSIAAIRLLRERTLHLAGGSTGTNLYGAFQLIARMRAAGETGSVVTLICDSGIRYAGTYYSDEWVAAQGWDLAPHRTRLDRFLDTGEWVE